In Harmonia axyridis chromosome X, icHarAxyr1.1, whole genome shotgun sequence, a single window of DNA contains:
- the LOC123686402 gene encoding serine/threonine-protein kinase 3: MSSKSELKKLSEESLTRQPEEVFDIICKLGEGSYGSVYKALHKESGQVLAIKQVPVDTDLQEIIKEISIMQQCDSPYVVKYYGSYFKNTDLWIVMEYCGAGSVSDIMRLRKKTLTEDEIATILSDTLKGLEYLHLRRKIHRDIKAGNILLNSEGHAKLADFGVAGQLTDTMAKRNTVIGTPFWMAPEVIQEIGYDCVADIWSLGITALEMAEGKPPYGDIHPMRAIFMIPTKPPPSFREPDKWSAEFIDFVSVCLVKNPEKRANATDLLNHFFIGNAKNPSILNQMIQEAHEIRETQNYRNISTSANVAGLKHNITEESDEDVALGNQTMVQCTDDGTLVPGKGGTLPDQSGTLVELESELGTMVINSDVDEQTMKRHATGSAQGAANYRPLFLAQFDKKDELKGNGVVGPTTLDGPEMSAEEQQKFQSHFHLQLNQASPAPQHQQPPHQDYKPQFHGPFPDGDFEFLKYLSYEELQQRMVTLDSDMEREIDELRRRYLIKRQPILDAMDTKRKRQQNF, from the exons ATGTCTTCCAAAAG TGAACTCAAGAAATTGTCAGAGGAAAGCTTAACTCGTCAACCAGAAGAAGTATTCGATATAATATGCAAACTTGGAGAAGGGTCATACGGCAGTGTCTACAAGGCACTGCACAAGGAATCTGGTCAAGTCTTAGCAATAAAGCAAGTTCCTGTAGATACAGATCTTCAGGAAATAATCAAAGAGATTTCAATAATGCAACAATGTGATAGCCCCTATGTCGTCAAATATTATGGAAGCTATTTCAAAAATACTGATCTCTGGATTGTGATGGAATATTGTGGTGCAGGTTCTGTGTCTGATATTATGCGCCTCAGGAAGAAGACTCTCACAGAAGATGAGATAGCTACAATTTTATCAGACACTCTGAAAGGTCTAGAATATTTGCATCTCCGTAGAAAAATTCACAGGGACATAAAAGCGGGCAATATACTCCTTAATTCGGAAGGACATGCTAAACTAGCAGACTTTGGTGTAGCTGGACAGCTTACAGACACAATGGCCAAAAGAAATACAGTAATAG GTACACCTTTCTGGATGGCTCCTGAGGTTATTCAGGAAATAGGCTACGATTGTGTAGCAGATATATGGAGTCTTGGTATAACTGCTTTGGAAATGGCAGAAGGGAAGCCTCCATACGGAGATATTCACCCCATGAGAGCTATTTTTATGATACCTACCAAGCCGCCACCATCATTCAGAGAACCTGATAAATGGAGTGCTGAGTTTATAGATTTTGTTAGTGTGTGCCTTGTTAAAAACCCAGAGAAAAGAGCTAATGCAACTGACCTCTTGAATCATTTTTTCATAG GTAATGCCAAAAATCCGAGTATCCTGAACCAGATGATTCAAGAGGCTCATGAAATACGAGAAACtcaaaattatagaaatatttcaacatCTGCTAATGTAGCTGGTTTGAAACACAATATTACTGAAGAATCT GATGAAGATGTAGCTTTAGGAAACCAAACAATGGTGCAATGTACAGATGATGGCACTTTGGTACCTGGAAAGGGTGGTACCCTACCAGACCAAAGCGGTACTTTAGTCGAATTAGAATCTGAACTAGGAACAATGGTTATTAATAGTGATGTAGATGAACAAACAATGAAAA GGCATGCTACTGGTTCAGCCCAGGGAGCTGCAAACTACAGACCATTATTTCTAGCTCAGTTTGACAAGAAGGATGAATTGAAG gGTAACGGTGTTGTGGGTCCAACAACTTTAGATGGTCCTGAAATGAGTGCCGAAGAACAACAGAAATTTCAAAGTCATTTTCACTTGCAGTTGAATCAGGCAAGCCCTGCTCCCCAGCATCAACAACCTCCGCATCAAGATTATAAGCCACAGTTCCATGGGCCTTTTCCTGATGGAGATTTTGAGTTT CTGAAATATCTTAGTTATGAAGAGTTGCAACAGAGAATGGTTACTCTAGATTCAGACATGGAGAGAGAAATAGATGAACTGAGAAGGCGTTATCTCATTAAGAGACAACCAATTTTAGATGCAATGGATACAAAAAGAAAGCgtcaacaaaatttttga
- the LOC123686396 gene encoding G patch domain-containing protein 11: protein MTDSDDDYMSDKILMECKPSGSEDIRPGLLFNRGAKRAHELMKKRDERAKKFRPLKQIEKDIREEGLGKAISSDNKGFKLLEKMGFKQGEGLGRSGAGLKEPINIVVRQGTSGLGRESHQQEILIRRKEMKFKKICDRENKFRITNTEKKRLQILRIDFLKAQRVCEELDYRIHRSDPVEDFYWTKSTIKKKRKEERQSIDDDEEEDEDSDDEEFESQITEENLNCIINYLRNKHLYCLYCIMTGTNDEDLRENCPGPYRIDHDPEYD from the exons ATGACTGACTCAGACGATGACTATATGTCTGATAAAATCCTTATGGAATG CAAACCATCCGGTTCAGAAGACATACGACCAGGTCTCTTATTCAATAGAGGTGCAAAAAGGGCTCATGAATTGATGAAAAAGCGAGATGAACGAGCTAAAAAGTTCAGACCTCTGAAGCAAATAGAAAAAGATATACGAGAAGAAGGACTCGGTAAAGCGATATCTTCTGATAATAAAGGTTTTAAATTACTGGAGAAAATGGGCTTCAAGCAAGGAGAAGGTTTGGGAAGGTCTGGTGCTGGTCTGAAGGAGCCCATAAACATTGTAGTAAGGCAGGGTACTTCGGGATTAGGAAGAGAAAGCCATCAACAGGAGATATTGATAAGAaggaaagaaatgaaatttaaaaaaatttgtgatCGTGAAAATAAGTTTCGAATTACCAATACAGAGAAAAAACGTTTACAAATTCTAAGAATCGATTTCTTAAAGGCTCAAAGAGTATGTGAAGAACTGGACTATAGAATT CATCGTTCTGATCCTGTTGAAGACTTTTACTGGACTAAGAgcactataaaaaaaaaacgaaaagaagAGCGACAAAGTATTGATGATGATGAAGAAGAGGATGAAGATAGTGATGATGAAGAATTTGAATCTCAAATCACTGAAGAAAATCTTAACTGTATAATCAATTACCTAAGAAACAAACATTTATATTGCTTGTATTGTATAATGACAGGTACTAATGATGAAGATCTTAGGGAAAATTGTCCTGGACCATATAGAATAGATCATGATCCAGAATATGATTAA
- the LOC123686397 gene encoding translocon-associated protein subunit gamma, giving the protein MSKTLNKGFTKEEELLLQDFSRDVSTKSSALFYGNALIVSVIPIWLFWRIHMIDVYSSLVLFVIVSGVSTFLLAMAYRNTKFTLKHKIAVKREEAVTRELGKKLAEDKKMSKKEKDERILWKKNEVADFEATTFSIFYNNALFLTIVIVASFYVLRSFTPTFNYALSISSTAGLLALLSTGKQ; this is encoded by the coding sequence ATGTCTAAAACTCTAAATAAAGGTTTCACGAAAGAAGAAGAGCTCCTTCTACAAGATTTCAGTAGAGATGTATCAACAAAATCATCCGCTTTATTTTATGGTAACGCACTTATAGTATCAGTTATACCAATATGGTTATTCTGGAGGATTCATATGATAGATGTTTATTCTTCATTAGTcctttttgttattgtttctgGTGTTTCTACATTCTTATTGGCAATGGCATATAGAAATACAAAATTCACCCTGAAGCACAAAATAGCTGTTAAAAGAGAAGAAGCAGTTACCAGAGAGCTTGGAAAGAAACTGGCAGAAGATAAAAAAATGAGTAAGAAGGAGAAAGATGAGAGAATCTTGTGGAAGAAGAATGAGGTAGCAGATTTCGAAGCTACCACTTTCTCCATTTTCTACAATAATGCCCTATTCTTGACTATTGTCATCGTTGCAAGTTTTTATGTTCTACGTTCATTCACACCTACCTTCAATTATGCCTTGTCAATCAGTTCAACAGCTGGTTTGTTAGCTTTATTGTCCACAGGAAAACAATAA
- the LOC123686403 gene encoding spermatogenesis-defective protein 39 homolog yields MSNVNDDYWNSSSTSKFNFDDEDLCASQIDSVANDVFSSKQENNINIFAIDFIISKKSLDLLLADADTESVYMVTTVGEAIKKLVRGNKVVLEQFKSYKDKLQLLDEAITTYNGDIILRVTDFLRSTLKFSLFCNILVKRRVALVHYSDFLKLQGNSDELENLYMATGFTTNIKDLYFLKTRSEKNKRETLNRLKYFVSSHSQYLDSFNENKFLSDYVRFLEWQITNGEDKDSVIKQLAIVCKKQWEQNANDDQVNDFKNLFKIDDAQFEWTVLNCLCHLGLWKKLIGMFVKPNWFTKRNVLKSAINSDNFIWGVSRHDPPKNVIEQLLTCLYDSEKSLAFAEKFQCYKFMIEYYINQKDRMGLLRCLEKVVANSEEYFTIKKALESQDKRWKN; encoded by the exons atgtCCAATGTAAACGACGATTACTGGAATAGTTCTTCCACAtccaaattcaattttgatgaTGAG gACCTATGTGCTAGCCAAATTGATTCAGTGGCTAATGATGTATTCAGTAGTAAacaagaaaataatataaatatatttgctATAGATTTTATTATATCCAAAAAATCTTTAGACTTAT TATTAGCAGATGCAGATACTGAAAGTGTATATATGGTTACAACTGTTGGAGAAGCTATAAAGAAATTGGTTCGTGGCAATAAAGTAGTACTAGAACAATTCAAATCTTATAAAGATAAATTGCAACTTTTAGATGAAGCAATTACTACATATAATGGAGATATTATTTTGAGG GTGACTGATTTCCTCAGAAGTACTCTTAAATTTAGTTTGTTCTGTAACATACTTGTTAAACGAAGAGTTGCTCTTGTTCATTATTCAGATTTCTTAAAATTACAGGGAAACTCGGATGAACTAGAAAATCTCTATAT GGCAACTGGTTTTACGACCAATATT AAAGATCTATATTTTCTCAAAACTagaagtgaaaaaaataaacGTGAAACTTTGAATAGGTTGAAATATTTCGTATCTAGTCATTCTCAATATTTGGATAGcttcaatgaaaacaaattctTATCAGATTATGTTCGATTTTTAG AATGGCAAATCACTAATGGAGAAGATAAAGATTCAGTAATTAAACAATTAGCAATTGTTTGCAAAAAGCAATGGGAACAAAATGCTAATGATGACCAAgtgaatgatttcaaaaatttattcaaaatagatGATGCGCAATTCGAATGGACTGTTCTGAATTGTTTATGTCATTTAGGATTATGGAAGAAATTGATAGGAATGTTTGTGAAACCA AATTGGTTTACCAAGAGAAATGTATTGAAATCTGCTATAAatagtgataattttatttggGGTGTGTCAAGACATGATCCACCCAAAAATGTCATTGAACAACTATTGACGTGCCTTTATGACTCTGAAAAATCTCTTGCCTTTGCAGAAAAATTTCAGTGCTATAAGTTTATGATTGAGTACTATATTAATCAAAAGGATAGAATGGGACTACTAAGGTGCCTAGAAAAAGTAGTTGCAAATTCTGAAGAATATTTCACTATCAAAAAAGCCTTAGAATCTCAG GACAAGAGATGgaagaattga